The Chitinivibrionia bacterium genome window below encodes:
- a CDS encoding HPr family phosphocarrier protein, with product MIDVKLTVENVNGIHARPAAEIVKVASEYPNCEVKIEAKSGKSDAKSIMGILMLKILHKTSVSITANGEGEEEVIANMKTLFENKFGFGE from the coding sequence TTGATTGATGTAAAACTAACTGTTGAAAACGTAAACGGCATTCACGCTCGTCCTGCGGCTGAAATAGTCAAAGTGGCGAGTGAATATCCAAACTGTGAAGTAAAAATAGAAGCCAAAAGCGGCAAATCGGACGCCAAAAGCATTATGGGAATTCTTATGCTGAAAATTTTACACAAAACATCTGTGTCAATAACAGCAAACGGCGAAGGAGAAGAGGAAGTAATTGCCAATATGAAAACGCTGTTTGAAAATAAGTTCGGGTTTGGGGAGTGA
- a CDS encoding MlaD family protein, translating into MRKKRADLLVGIVILSAIIMLVGGIMWLKAFSFTQRMVDYTGLFSNIGGLQSGDPVTVNGLRKGTVARIELRGALVAVHFRLDSDVYFTDSCRVTVKNVGLMGERKIDITLSDRGTRRLPNERGKVREYIRGGFDSGIAEALGMLGDFMADASALVEDVSTILEHTLGNDEFIDFWDRTVVRLDTIVEVVDRLLQGNDANINHIVRDLRSTTRTLDNIVVQNRAGINSIVSNTDTLTDRAANLMFDLDSLLADLKSITSKIDTGDGSIGSLLNDGTTMEELMATIAVLDTLLSEVRVDGLRLRARIGPFGAVSERRHRRATAATTENEGR; encoded by the coding sequence TTGAGAAAAAAACGTGCGGACTTACTTGTTGGAATAGTTATACTCTCGGCTATAATAATGCTTGTCGGAGGAATAATGTGGCTCAAAGCCTTCAGTTTCACTCAGAGAATGGTGGATTACACGGGGCTTTTCTCGAATATTGGCGGGTTGCAGTCGGGCGACCCTGTCACGGTCAACGGATTGCGCAAAGGAACGGTCGCAAGAATTGAACTTCGCGGCGCGCTTGTGGCGGTACATTTTCGGCTCGACAGTGATGTATATTTTACAGACTCCTGTCGGGTTACGGTAAAAAACGTTGGTCTTATGGGGGAGCGCAAAATAGACATTACGCTTTCCGACAGAGGAACACGTCGTCTGCCGAATGAGCGCGGCAAAGTTCGCGAGTATATTCGCGGAGGTTTCGACAGTGGTATTGCCGAAGCGCTCGGAATGCTCGGCGATTTTATGGCTGATGCGTCTGCTCTTGTGGAAGACGTATCTACTATTTTGGAGCATACCTTGGGCAACGACGAATTTATAGATTTCTGGGACAGGACAGTAGTTCGTCTCGATACTATAGTAGAAGTCGTGGACAGATTGTTGCAGGGCAACGACGCCAACATCAACCACATCGTCCGAGATTTGCGCTCTACAACAAGAACTCTCGACAATATTGTTGTGCAAAACAGGGCAGGGATAAACAGTATCGTTTCAAACACCGACACTCTGACGGACAGAGCGGCGAATTTGATGTTTGACCTCGACTCTCTTCTTGCCGATTTAAAAAGCATTACGTCGAAAATCGATACGGGAGACGGTTCTATCGGCTCTCTTTTGAACGACGGCACAACAATGGAAGAACTAATGGCTACAATAGCGGTGCTTGACACATTACTGAGTGAAGTTCGCGTGGACGGTTTGCGTTTGCGCGCACGTATAGGACCATTTGGCGCTGTCAGCGAAAGACGACACAGAAGAGCGACAGCCGCGACAACAGAAAACGAAGGGCGGTAA
- the raiA gene encoding ribosome-associated translation inhibitor RaiA — MNIQITARHDRKVSDETRDFIEGEIEALTKFYDKITSAQVVWEQENLKSGTQDTVKLLLNIDGGQVVGTASSENMGKAFDGAIQKVVEQLKKQNELKKKSHHSSKPLSEVMEEKVVVSE, encoded by the coding sequence ATGAATATTCAAATCACAGCAAGACACGACAGAAAGGTCTCGGACGAAACCCGCGACTTTATTGAAGGCGAAATTGAAGCTCTCACAAAGTTTTATGATAAGATTACTTCTGCGCAGGTAGTTTGGGAGCAAGAAAATCTCAAAAGCGGTACTCAAGACACCGTAAAATTATTATTGAACATCGACGGCGGGCAAGTAGTAGGTACCGCAAGTTCCGAAAATATGGGCAAAGCATTTGACGGCGCAATACAAAAAGTTGTAGAGCAGTTGAAAAAACAAAACGAATTGAAGAAAAAGAGCCATCATTCTTCAAAACCGCTTAGCGAAGTAATGGAAGAGAAAGTTGTTGTAAGCGAATAA